The DNA segment TGCTTGGATGTTAGATTATTTTGGAGTTAATGCTTTAGAAATAAGCCCTATTGTATCTCCTAGCCATAAAGAATCTTGTAAAAGGCTTGTAAAAGCTGGATTAGGGGCAGATATAGTTGTTCATATCAGAGCATTGCAAAAAGATATCGATGTAGCTCTTGATTGTGATGCTAACTGGATAGCTATGTATCATTCTGTATCTGATGTTCATTTAAAGTATAAACTCAAAGTTACAAGAGATGAGACGATTAAGAGAGCAGTTCAATCTGTTGAATATGCAAAGAGCCATGGTTTGAAATTACGCTTTACAATGGAGGATGCAAGTAGATCCGATCCTATATTTTTAAAGAAAATCTGTAAAGAAGTTGTAGATGCTGGGGCAGATAGGTTAGGACTGCCTGATACATTAGGAATCTTAAGACCAAAAGGTATGTCTAACCTTGTAAGAACGGTTAGAGAGGTAATAGATGCCCCTATTGATGTCCACTGTCATAATGATTTAGGTTTGGCAACAGCCAATTCATTAGCTGGAATTGAAGCAGGCGCAGATCAGATTCATGTTACTATAAATGGATTGGGAGAGAGAGTAGGAATCGCTCCTCTGGCTGAAGTTGTGATGGCATTGAACTTGATCTATAAAAGAAAACTGAAAGTAAAGCCGGATATACTAAGCGAGCTTTCAGATTTACTTGAGAGATATACAAGCGTAAAAACTCCTGAATCGAAGCCAATTGTAGGGGAAAATGCATACAAGCATAAAGCTGGTACCCATATTGCTGCAATTATCAGAGAGCCTGCAGCTTACGAACTTATACCTCCGAAGGTTGTAGGTAATAAAAGGAAAGTTGTTATAGGTGAACTATCAGGCAAGAATACGGCTGCCTTCCTTTTACATATTTTGGGATTAAGTCCTAGTATGGGAGAAGCTGTCAAACTAGCTCAGGGTCTAAAAAAACTTCAGTGTGGCGATCTATTTGAACTGAGCTTATCTGAAGAGCTAGAAGAAGAAGTACTAAAAGTTGAAGACAAGCTTTAAACTCTGCTTAGATAAGTGCATATGAGGGAGGTGAAACTAATGAAGTGTCTTGAATGTGAAGGTGATATACCTATACCAGAAGATGCCCTTGAAGGTGAAATCGTCACATGCCCTGATTGTGGTGCTTCATTCGAGCTTTACAAAAAAGAGGATAAGATATTCGATCTTCGTTCAGTACAGGCAGTTGGTGAAGATTGGGGTGAATGAAATTTAACTATCTCTATGGTATATGATTACATCAGATGGGAAGAAAAAGCAATCGCTAATGCGGCAAAGAAGAGGGGAGTTGAAATGAAGCTACTTGACTCCAAAGACCTTTTCTTACTCTTAGATGATGATTATACAAAGATATTTGGGGATATTGTACTCCAAAGATGCGTAAGCTATTTTAGAAGTTTACATCTTACAGCAGCCCTTGAGGCAAAAGGCATCTCAGTTGTCAACCGTTTTAACGTCGCCCTTACTACTGGAAATAAGCTTCTTACTAGTCTCGCCCTTCTTAAAAATGGTGTACCAACGCCTCGCACATCTTTGTCTTTTACTCCTAAAAGTGCTCTAAAATCCGTTGAAAATTTTGGTTATCCTTCGATATTAAAGCCTGCTATAGGTAGTTGGGGAAGATTGGTTGCTCCTTTAAAAGATAAAGATTCAGCTGAAGCCATCTTTGAGGATAGAGAGCATATGTTCCCGCTTTACCAAATTTACTACATCCAAGAGTACGTGAAACGTCCGCCAAGAGACATTAGAAGTATAGTGATTGACGATAAAGTGGTTGCTGCCATATATAGAGTATCTCCATCTGGAAATTGGAAGACGAATATGGCTTTAGGAGGAAAAGCAGTAAACTGTCCTATAACTGAAGAATTGGAGGATATTTGTGCTAAAGCTTCAAAGACAGTCGGTGGAGGAATCTTGGGAGTCGATTGTATGGAGGGACCTGATGGACTTTT comes from the Candidatus Methylarchaceae archaeon HK02M2 genome and includes:
- the lysX gene encoding lysine biosynthesis protein LysX: MVYDYIRWEEKAIANAAKKRGVEMKLLDSKDLFLLLDDDYTKIFGDIVLQRCVSYFRSLHLTAALEAKGISVVNRFNVALTTGNKLLTSLALLKNGVPTPRTSLSFTPKSALKSVENFGYPSILKPAIGSWGRLVAPLKDKDSAEAIFEDREHMFPLYQIYYIQEYVKRPPRDIRSIVIDDKVVAAIYRVSPSGNWKTNMALGGKAVNCPITEELEDICAKASKTVGGGILGVDCMEGPDGLLVHEINNTTEFKNTVPITGVDIPNLIIDYLIRTS
- a CDS encoding 2-isopropylmalate synthase is translated as MQSELKNTNLEHKITKIDSSYLANWYNKVSSNPIKDLMILDSTLREGEQSPGVSFTTHQRLQIAWMLDYFGVNALEISPIVSPSHKESCKRLVKAGLGADIVVHIRALQKDIDVALDCDANWIAMYHSVSDVHLKYKLKVTRDETIKRAVQSVEYAKSHGLKLRFTMEDASRSDPIFLKKICKEVVDAGADRLGLPDTLGILRPKGMSNLVRTVREVIDAPIDVHCHNDLGLATANSLAGIEAGADQIHVTINGLGERVGIAPLAEVVMALNLIYKRKLKVKPDILSELSDLLERYTSVKTPESKPIVGENAYKHKAGTHIAAIIREPAAYELIPPKVVGNKRKVVIGELSGKNTAAFLLHILGLSPSMGEAVKLAQGLKKLQCGDLFELSLSEELEEEVLKVEDKL
- a CDS encoding lysine biosynthesis protein LysW, producing the protein MKCLECEGDIPIPEDALEGEIVTCPDCGASFELYKKEDKIFDLRSVQAVGEDWGE